The DNA region TGAAGCCGGTTGGTGTCGCTCGCATCCTCGGCCATTCTGGCCGCGGTGACAGAGGACGCGACCCCCATATTGTCGAGGAACCAGAGCACATGCGGCAGAACGATCAGGGCCGCGACCAAGATCGAAAGCAGGATCTTAGGGTCAAGCAGCCGCCGCAGTCCGCCCGGTTGCAGAAGGCAGGCGAAGAGCAAGGCGGGTAGGACGAGCACGAAATTGTATTTCGTCAGCATGCCGACCCCGGCGGCGCAGCCGAGCAAAAGATAGTTGCGCATCGTCGGCGACCGCAAAGTGACGATGGCCGCGATCACAACCAAATTGACCATCAGCATGGTGGCCGTGGTGTGGGTCAGATCCCGCTGCGCCTGCCAGAACATCTGTGGAATGAAGAACAAGCCAAGCGTTGCAACGGTGGCGAGCGCCGGCTGCCGGACGAGCAGGCGCGCCAGCACCCAATAGCTTGAGATCACGGCGAGAAGCATCAGCGATTTCAGCGCTGCAAGCCCCACGAGATAATTGCCGACAATGGCGAACACAGCCTGCTGGAGCCAATTGTAGAGCGGCGGCTGTGCGTCGTAGCCCGCCGCAAACCATTGCGAAAGAAGCACCTGCTGCGCTTCGTCGATCCGCAGACCATGTGGCAGCCACAGGCGCACCGCGAACTGAACGACATAATAGGCCGCAAAGACCCACAGGATCTCAGCGGGGTGGCGCGCCAGCCTGTCGATCAGCCGTTGTGCCTTATGCATCTTTGGCAAGAACCTCGCGCACGATGTAGTTCGGCTGCGCATCGTCGCGGTAATAGGTGCGGGCGATCATTTCGGCGAGGATGCCTGTGGTGATCAGCTGGATCGATGACAGGAACAGCATGAAGCCGAGAATGAGCAGGGGGCGGCCGCCGATATCCTCGCCGAAGATGACTTTCTGGATGAAGAGCCAGGACAGGATGAGCGCGCTCAAGAATCCCGTGCCGAGGCCGAGCGAGCCGAAGAAGTGGCCGGGCCGCGCCTTGTAGCGCATGAAGAACATCACCGACAACAGATCGAGGATGACGCGGAAGGTGCGCGAGATCCCGTATTTCGACGTGCCGTGCTGGCGCGCATGGTGGGTGACGGCCATCTCGCCGATGCGCGAGCTCGGGACGACGCCGGCGACCCAGGCGGGGATGAAGCGGTGCATCTCGCCCATCAGCTTGACCTGCTTGATGATGGAGGCGCGGTAAATCTTCAGGCTGCAGCCATAGTCGTGCAGCCTGACCCCGGTGATCCGGCCGATCAGCTTGTTGGCGCACCAGGAGGGTATCTTGCGCAGCAACAATCCGTCCTGACGGTTCTTGCGCCAGCCGACGAGCAGATCGAGTTCCCGCTCCTCAAGCGCTGCCACCATGGCCGGAATGTCCTTCGGATCGTTCTGCAGGTCGCCGTCGAGCGTCGCGATTAGCCGGCCCTGCGCTGTATCTATCCCCGCCTGCATGGCAGCCGTCTGGCCAAAATTCCGCTGCAGGGCAACGATCTTCAAGTCGAGACCTTCGCGGTTGATATACTTGCGCGCATGCAGCAGCGTCCGGTCCGCACTGCCGTCATCGACCAGGACGAGTTCCCAGGCACCGACAAATGGCACCATCGCTTCGCAGATCCGCTCGATGAGCGGCCCGACGCTTTCCTCTTCATTAAAGACCGGCACGACGAGCGACAGCTCTGGGCACTGCTGGTTCAGCTCGGCGGCTTGCTCAGATAGCGATGGGCTCGTCAACGTCGTCTTCCTTCTGAAGTCTGGTCTGTAACACAAGCGATGCGGTTGAGGCATCGTCTCTCGTGGGCGCTGGATCTATGGTTCAATGTCAAAGCCTGGAATAGTAGAACACGTGCCTGGTTGCCGTGGACGGGCCATCCGGGATCTCGATGGCCTGGAGCGGAGCAGTCGCCGCGTCGGAGCGCAGGCCAGAGAGATTTGCCGATGCCTTGTCCGATGTGGCCACGAAGACGGCTGGAGCCGCGAGAGGCGCAAGCGGGCCGCTCTCTTGAGCAATGATCTCGGCAGCGGGGAATTGCAGCAGCAGATTGGCGGCAAGAGCGCGCTCAGGCGTGACGATAACGGCCGGGGCACCGCCCACCTCTTTTTCCAGCGCGGCGGCAAAGCCGGCATAGGGCATCTCAGGCTTGTCCGACCAGCCGAGTGCCGGAGCCACCAGATCCTTGCCGACCAGCATCGCCGACACGCCAAGGAACAGCGTGCCGGATATGACCGCGGCCGCCTTAAGACGGGGGCGCACGTCGATGCCGGCCGCTGCGATCTTCAGGGTCAGGTACAAGGGCAGTGCGACGAAATAGATTGCGAGCCACTTCTGACGGACTTCCGTGGCCCCGATCGCAACGACCGTCAGATAGACGAGCACAAGACTGACAACGAAGGTCCAGCCAACCAATTGCGTCGACGGGTTGCTTGCCCTGACGATGGTTCTGACGTCACGGGCAAAGAGGACAAAGAAGAAACCAAAGATTGGCAAGGACGCTTTCAGAACGGCCGTTGCAAACGAGGCGGAGGTCGCCACAAATCCCCAGAACCGTCCTACATCTTGCCTGATCTCCATCTCATTCAGCGTCTGGGCGCTTGCCGAGTCGAGGTTCTGCAAAAGCCAGAGCGCATGGGGCAGGGCGATGGCTGCTGCAACAGCCACGGTTGCCACGATCCTCCAGTCCAGGACACGACTGCGAAAAGCGTTCATCGCCAGGAGCACGAGCAAAGCTGCTGCCGGGATCACGACAAAATTGTACTTCGAGATGGCGCCCAGGCCGATGGCCACGCCGACTATCATATATCGAGGAACCGTGGGGTTTTTGACCGCGGTAAACAGTGACCAGAAAAACAGGGCGACGCAGGCGATCGCGGCGACCGTATGCGTGAGATCCCGTTGTGACATCAGGAAAAATGTCGGCATGCTGAAAAGGCTGAAGGCGCCCAGAAACCCCGGCAAACGGTCACCCGTTGGAAGGCTGACGGCTGCAGCAATCAGGAGGGTGCTCAGGAAAAGGAGTCCGTATTTGAGAACGGAAAGTCCTGCGACCGAGGGGCCAGTGATGCTGAAGACGGCGGCCTGCAGCCACTCGTAGAGCGGCGGCTGGGAGCCATAGCCCCATTCCAGCGACAGGTAATGCAACACTTGTTGCATCTCGTCGGTCTCAAGCGTTCCCGTGCGCAGAACCCTGGCAAGGGCGGCCAGTATGAAGAAGGCGGCGAGGATCAGGTAGAAGGATCGCGGGTGGGGACTGAGATCGTCTCCTACCAACTTTCCGCGTTCCTCTGCTACTTCCATCATCGAACTCCCTGACCGCCGGTGGTGCAGGCTGGCCCATTCATGCTAGAGGGCGCGTTGAACACTGATCGGGCGCACGACTATATGAATTCAGATACGGATGCCAGCCGCCGGCCTTGGATAATCCGCAACCGCGTAAGCCTTGTGACGGTCGCGGCGGTGCTTGCCTATGGCGTCTTTCTGCAATGGGCTTTCGGCTGGCCGGTCCTGGTGGCGCAGTTCCGCGATATCGGCGCGGGACCGTTGAGCCTCGCGCTTGTGCTGCTCGTCGCAACATACGTGGTACGCACCTGGCGTATCCGCGATTACTTTCCGGCGGAAACCAAGGGTGGGTTCCGGCGTCTGCTGCGATTGACGCTCGTCCACAATCTCCTGAATATCATGCTGCCGATGCGCACCGGCGAGGCAAGTTTCCCGCTGCTGATGCGCACAGAGTTCGGCATGCCGCTGGCGCGGGCGACGGCGGCACTTCTCGTCATGCGCCTGCTCGATCTTCATGCCTTGCTGGCGGCCGCCGGGCTCGGGCTGGTGATCGGCCCCGACCGGCCGGTCTGGGCCTGGCCGCTCTGGCTGCTTTTCCTCCTCGCGCCGCTTCCCGCCTTCGGCCTTAAACGCCCGCTCTTCGCGCTGGCGCGAAAGCTGCCCGAACGGCTCAGACATCACGTCGAAGAGCTCCATCGCGGCATGCCGGTCAATGGGCCTGCCTTTTTGAGGGCGTGGGCGGCGACCGTGCTCAACTGGGGCGTCAAGGTCGTCGTCCTTGCCTGGGTTCTGACCTTGATGGGTGTTCATCCGATCTCGGCAAGCTTTGGTGGTGCGCTGGGGGGCGAACTATCCTCGGTCCTGCCGGTGCATGCGCCGGGCGGCATCGGCACCTATCCCGCCGGCATCGTCGCCGGCGGCCTCAGCTTCGGCGCCGCGCCGACCGCTGCATTCCTCGCCATCCTTGGCAAGGCAGCGGTCAACGCCCACCTGCTCATCCTGCTATCGGCCTTCGTCGGAACCGGGGTCGCCATGCTGCTTGCGCCCGCCGTCGGAAAGCGATGAGCGGACGCCGTCTTCTTACTGGAACGCCGTCTCGAAGAAGCTTCTGAGCTTGCGCGAATGCAGCTTCTCGGTCGGCATGGCGCCGAGTTTTTCGAGCGCCCGGATGCCGATCTGCAGATGCTGGCTGACCTGCGTCTTGTAGAAGGCCGTGGCCATGCCGGGAAGCTTCAACTCGCCATGCAGCGGCTTGTCGGAGACACAGAGCAGCGTGCCATAGGGCACGCGGAAACGAAAACCGTTGGCGGCGATGGTGGCCGACTCCATGTCGAGCGCGATCGCGCGCGACTGCGATAGGCGTTTGACCGGACCGCGCTGGTCACGCAGTTCCCAGTTGCGGTTGTCGATTGTCGCGACCGTGCCGGTGCGCATGATGCGCTTGAGTTCGAAACCCTCATAGCCGGTGATCTCCTCGACCGCGTCTTCCAGCGCCAGCTGCACTTCGGCGAGCGCCGGGATCGGCACCCAGACGGGCAGGTCATCGTCAAGCACGTGGTCTTCGCGCACATAGGCATGCGCCAGAACGTAGTCGCCGAGCCTCTGGCTGTTGCGCAGGCCGGCGCAGTGGCCGAGCATCAGCCAGGCGTGGGGCCTGAGTACTGCGACATGGTCGGTGATCGTCTTGGCGTTGGAGGGACCGACGCCGATATTGATCACGGTGATCCCGGCATGGCCCTTCTTCTTCAGGTGATAGGCCGGCATTTGCGGCAACCGGCCGAGAGAAACACCCTCCGTCGGCTCGGTGTGGCCAGCCGGCGTGATGATATTGCCGGGTTCGACGAAGGCGGTGTAATCGCTGCCGCCCTCCGCCATCAGCTGGCGCGCTAAGGCGCAGAACTCGTCAACATAGAACTGGTAGTTGGTGAAGAGCACGAAGTTCTGGAAATGGTTGGCGCTGGTCGCGGTATAATGCGACAGCCGCGCCAGCGAATAGTCGATGCGCTGGGCAGTAAACGGCGCCAGCGGATGCGGCTCGCCGGGCTTCGGTTCATACTCGCCATTGGCGATCTCGTCGTCGGTCACGGTGAGGTCGGGCGTGTCGAAGATGTCGCGCAGCTGCATGTCAGCCAAGCCACCGGCCGAGGCCTCGACATGGGCACCCTCACCGAACGCAAAATGCAAGGGGATCGGCGTCGTCGATTCCGACACCGTGATCGGCACCTGATGATTGCGCATCAGGAGCGCCAGCTGCTCCTTGAGGTAATGCCGGAACAGTTTGGGCCGGGTGATCGTCGTCGTGTAGACGCCGGGGGAGGTCACGTGGCCATAGGAAAGCCGGCTGTCGATGTGACCGAAGCTCGTCGTCTCCATGCTCACCTGCGGATAGAAGGCGCGGTAGCGGCCCTCGATCGGCCCGCCATTGGCGAGCGCCGAAAACGCCTCGTTGAGGAAGCCGGTATTGCGTTCGTAGAGTGCGGTCAGCGCATCCACGGCTTCGACCGCATCGGTAAACACCCGCGGTTCAAAGGGTTCGGGACTGATGGAATTCAGCGGCACAGGGGATGAGATTCGTGTGTTCATGCCGCATTATAGGAGAGGAACATTGACAAGCAAACGACGTCGGAGATCCGGCATCAAGATTTCTGCGGCAGCGACGCGTCCGACCTCTGAGAGGGGCGTGTGATCAGAAGTTGGGCCGGCATGAGTTCAGGCCCGTCGGCGCGCAACTGGCGATCAATCCGCTCGAGGCATGGCGCGCAACGGGCTGATTGTTGACGACGAGATGGCTGAAGACCATGGCAAAGACGGCCATTGTCAGGGTCATGATTGTCAGGCGCCGAGCCACTGTTGCCATCATCAAATCCTCTGCTTGCTTGAGTGAAGCCTGTATGACCTATGAGGCCTGAATGCGGCCTGAGGACCAAATTCACCTGGCGTTCAGCTGGATGTGGTGTTTGGATCCGACGTCCTGAAACGCGAAACGGCCGGATTGCTCCGGCCGTCCGCGGGTAGAAAGAAGCCTCGGCTCAGAGGCGCGTCCACGTCTGGCTCTTGCAGAGAACCGCCAGCACGCATCCCTTCATCTTCAGAGAATTGCCGGAAACCGTGCCGGAACCCGAATAGGTCTTGTCGTTTTCCGGGTCGGTGATCTCGCCCGAATAGCTGTCGCCAGAGCCGTCCATTTTGCCGATCTGCTTGCCATTGTGCTTGCCGCTCCGAAGCGTCACGCAGAAGGCGCCGCCGCAGGGGGCGATTTCGGCGGTGGCGCCGCTGGCGGTCTTCCACTTGCCCTCGATGGGCTCTGCCGCCTGTGCTGAAAGGGCCGTAAGTGCAAGTGCTGCCGCGATGATAAATGTCCGCATGTTTGATCTCTCCTCCCAGGGATGATGGTTGCGCCGGCAATCGCTCCCGTCGTCCTCCTGGAGAGGCGGTCACCGGTTAAAAAATATCTTACGCACACGTAAAGGTAAAATGCAATCCGCCTGTTTCCGGGGGCGGTGGACAAGCCAGAACGCAACATTTCCAGCCTCTATTCGATTTTGCTTCGTGG from Rhizobium glycinendophyticum includes:
- a CDS encoding glycosyltransferase family 2 protein; amino-acid sequence: MTSPSLSEQAAELNQQCPELSLVVPVFNEEESVGPLIERICEAMVPFVGAWELVLVDDGSADRTLLHARKYINREGLDLKIVALQRNFGQTAAMQAGIDTAQGRLIATLDGDLQNDPKDIPAMVAALEERELDLLVGWRKNRQDGLLLRKIPSWCANKLIGRITGVRLHDYGCSLKIYRASIIKQVKLMGEMHRFIPAWVAGVVPSSRIGEMAVTHHARQHGTSKYGISRTFRVILDLLSVMFFMRYKARPGHFFGSLGLGTGFLSALILSWLFIQKVIFGEDIGGRPLLILGFMLFLSSIQLITTGILAEMIARTYYRDDAQPNYIVREVLAKDA
- a CDS encoding ArnT family glycosyltransferase, with protein sequence MMEVAEERGKLVGDDLSPHPRSFYLILAAFFILAALARVLRTGTLETDEMQQVLHYLSLEWGYGSQPPLYEWLQAAVFSITGPSVAGLSVLKYGLLFLSTLLIAAAVSLPTGDRLPGFLGAFSLFSMPTFFLMSQRDLTHTVAAIACVALFFWSLFTAVKNPTVPRYMIVGVAIGLGAISKYNFVVIPAAALLVLLAMNAFRSRVLDWRIVATVAVAAAIALPHALWLLQNLDSASAQTLNEMEIRQDVGRFWGFVATSASFATAVLKASLPIFGFFFVLFARDVRTIVRASNPSTQLVGWTFVVSLVLVYLTVVAIGATEVRQKWLAIYFVALPLYLTLKIAAAGIDVRPRLKAAAVISGTLFLGVSAMLVGKDLVAPALGWSDKPEMPYAGFAAALEKEVGGAPAVIVTPERALAANLLLQFPAAEIIAQESGPLAPLAAPAVFVATSDKASANLSGLRSDAATAPLQAIEIPDGPSTATRHVFYYSRL
- a CDS encoding lysylphosphatidylglycerol synthase domain-containing protein, translated to MNSDTDASRRPWIIRNRVSLVTVAAVLAYGVFLQWAFGWPVLVAQFRDIGAGPLSLALVLLVATYVVRTWRIRDYFPAETKGGFRRLLRLTLVHNLLNIMLPMRTGEASFPLLMRTEFGMPLARATAALLVMRLLDLHALLAAAGLGLVIGPDRPVWAWPLWLLFLLAPLPAFGLKRPLFALARKLPERLRHHVEELHRGMPVNGPAFLRAWAATVLNWGVKVVVLAWVLTLMGVHPISASFGGALGGELSSVLPVHAPGGIGTYPAGIVAGGLSFGAAPTAAFLAILGKAAVNAHLLILLSAFVGTGVAMLLAPAVGKR
- a CDS encoding AMP nucleosidase; translation: MNTRISSPVPLNSISPEPFEPRVFTDAVEAVDALTALYERNTGFLNEAFSALANGGPIEGRYRAFYPQVSMETTSFGHIDSRLSYGHVTSPGVYTTTITRPKLFRHYLKEQLALLMRNHQVPITVSESTTPIPLHFAFGEGAHVEASAGGLADMQLRDIFDTPDLTVTDDEIANGEYEPKPGEPHPLAPFTAQRIDYSLARLSHYTATSANHFQNFVLFTNYQFYVDEFCALARQLMAEGGSDYTAFVEPGNIITPAGHTEPTEGVSLGRLPQMPAYHLKKKGHAGITVINIGVGPSNAKTITDHVAVLRPHAWLMLGHCAGLRNSQRLGDYVLAHAYVREDHVLDDDLPVWVPIPALAEVQLALEDAVEEITGYEGFELKRIMRTGTVATIDNRNWELRDQRGPVKRLSQSRAIALDMESATIAANGFRFRVPYGTLLCVSDKPLHGELKLPGMATAFYKTQVSQHLQIGIRALEKLGAMPTEKLHSRKLRSFFETAFQ
- a CDS encoding DUF2147 domain-containing protein, with protein sequence MRTFIIAAALALTALSAQAAEPIEGKWKTASGATAEIAPCGGAFCVTLRSGKHNGKQIGKMDGSGDSYSGEITDPENDKTYSGSGTVSGNSLKMKGCVLAVLCKSQTWTRL